CGGGTCATTAGCTTTGGCTCTCGACAGATCAAGTGGACATGCCAGCAAGAAAAGAATTCTGTCGATGGTGGCAATTACCACGAAATGATAGGTGGCCTGGAGTACAACCTTAGAATAGCATTTTCCCCATCTCGATATCCCTACGAGACTTTAGTGGAAAAGGGATGGAGGGTTATGAGTTGGATGGAGATCGTTGAGGAATATTCTAAGCGTGACTACTCTCGTCTAGAAGACAGGGTCCCGGCGTTTTATGAAGCTATGTCACTTTTAGCACCTCACATGGGCTGGACAAGAGATCAGTGTGTTTATGGAATATGGAAAACTGACGCCAGCCGTCAACTTTTGTGGAAGAAAGACAAGCCTCTGACTACtcaagaggttgaggaaCTTAAAGTTTCTGCAAAGGATGGAAAACTTGGACCATCGTGGTCTTGGGCGACATTACCCGGCGGAGTTATCTATGATATCGGCTCACAGCTTCGCCAACTGGGCGATACTAATCCAACTATCGAATTCCAGAAGATTGATGGTCAACCACCATGCCTCACGATAGAGGGTTTTGTTCAGGAAGCCGACTGGATTGGGAATTATACAATCGACGTACCAGCCGAGGATGTCCAGCTCTTTCAAGTTGATCTGGATGTCGAAATGCCACCACAGCCAGTATTTTTGCTTGATTTGTCCGCATCCTATACATCACCATTCAGAACGGCACATCAGAAAGACTTGTCGCTAACGGTCGTACAGGAAGATGACCTTGTTAACTATATTATCGAAAGAGAGCGTGCTTTTCAGCCTCTGACGAGGCAGGAAATACACGACTTTGCACAAGCCTTGTCAGCCGTCAACGGGGATATCTCGTATATCGGCAAGAACTGGGTCGACAGGTTTATATCCCGCCATCAGACTATAGaaatgaagccatcgagagTCATAGATGCTGCGAGGAAGCGTTGCGTCACGAAGGAGATGCTTGGGGAGTACTATGACGGTCTCAACTATGTTATCGAGTCCAAAAACATCACACGGCAATATTCATATAACGTAGATGAGACTGGGGTCCAAATAGGGGAAACCAACGGCGGGACTGTGGCCGGGACCGTCATGACATCTAGTTCAGAGCGTATAAAGTCAGATAATTCGACTTGGAGCTCGATATTGGAGTCTATATTAGCAGACGGACGGCGTCTCACCCTAACGGTCGTTTTTACCGGCGAAAACCTCTAAGGACAGTGGTTTCCGAGCGTTTTCCCTGCTTGGAAGTACACTACGAGTCCCTCGGGCTGGTCTAACGCTGACATCTTCCTTAGATGGTTTATGGGGGTATTTATACCAGAGACTACGCCGTCAGATCCGTCCCAATGGAGACTTTTAGTCCTAGACCAGCACAAGTCACACATAACAGCAGAATTGATGAAAAAGGCTTGGTTGAACAAGATTTGGCTCTCTTGGTTGCCCTCACATTCTTCACATATTACACAGCCGCTCGATATTGCCGTATTTGGACCGTTAAAACGGTACTATCGTCAGTTAACCCGATTTTGGGCCTCATACGAAGCGACCTCGCCACATCAGCAACAACTATTCCTAAAAGCTTATGAAGAGGCTTCCCAGAAAGCCCTGACTCGTAGGAACATATTGAGTGGCTAAAAAGCCACTGGTCTATTCCCAATCGATGTACAGAAGGCGTTGAAGTCTTTGAAGcccaaagagaagaaacgCAAGTCATTTGAAGGGCCTATAACACCAAGGAAGCGGCAAGTCGTTTCCGAGACCGTGTGGGGAACGCCTCAAAGAAGTCATGATATTGAAAAACAGCTCCAAGAGGCTCAAAAAGACGGAAATCCGTCAATCCGCGACTTCAATTGTATcctgaagaaggcgatgaagtCTATTGACCAGAAGAACAGTTAGATAGAGCGCCTAGAAGAGGAAAAAGCTGTACTTGAAGCGTCAGCAGCAGTAAAAGCTCCTACAGGTCGAGTACCCGTTCAATTTGACCCTAACCAAGCTTTTCCTGAGATTGAACAGATCATCACAGCACGAGATCAAGCCGAAAGGAATGTCTTACATCAGATCGAGGAAAACAGACGAAAACAACGGAAAAGAAAGCcgccaaaaacaccaacggTTGAGAGGACGTTCTTTAATCAGTATCCAAAATCTTAAATTAATTGAATAAATACTCGTTGTTGTATATTTGATTGAAGTCATCTACAGATCCGGATGTGAGGTAATCACGGGTGTGCGGGGACTGGGGGTGTACGGGGTGTTGGGGAAATATGTTAGTACCCAGAGTCATCGTAGTCGTCTTCGGAGTCATCGTCTTCAGAGTCATCGTCATTGTTATCATCCTCGTATGGATCCCAGTCTTCAATATCAGCATTCTTaccttcttcgtcttcttcgctTTCTGTTGCATAGGTTCTTCGATTATCATGAACCGTAGTATTACTAGCGTTATTAATAGATAGGACGCCAGATATAGTGGGGGAAGGGCCAGTAGGATTATCCTCCTGCCTCTCTATCGCCGGCCAGGTCCCCTTAGAGATTTTAAAGAGGCATCAGATATTATAATTCTAGATGCGATCCAGCTTAGTATAAATTTCTGGTCTTACTTTGGCTTCTATTACATCTTTTCGTGTGCTGCTTGCCATATGGTATAGCCGGAAAACAAAGGCTAAGAATTGTTTCTGGGTCCTCTTGTACCTCACCTTGCTATTTTTATCCGCCATAAGAGCGAAGGGGGACTCTCGATGACTTTGCAGCCTCGAACTAAGTAGCCAGCAAAGGATGTTGTGGCTAGTGCTGCGAACTGTATTCTCACAATGATCTATGATAGAATCGAATGCTCCCATAATGTATAATATCTTTTGTTCGTCTTCTTGAGGGCTCACAAAGTTTAGAGTTTTATCTAAAGCACCCTGTCCTAAGATATAATCGGTGTTCAGGCAGTGGCGATTAGGTGGTCTCGTCATCGCCTGCAGTACATCTCGTCGGGAACCCCGATAGACAGAAGACCATTGCGTCCTGTCTAACCACAGACTCGTGGCGGCGAAAGTCTCTCTAGAAGCATTATTGCCAGTCATATAAGACTGGTTCAAAGCATTTTGATATCCAGCCTCCCGTTCCATAATTTGTTGTAGATGGGTGGCCCTTTCGGATGTAAGATCCCGAGGCGCTACCTGTGGTTTTGTAGGAGTTCGTTTCGCCTTCAGTGCGCTTGCATTGCATCTTTCGGTTTTGAAGTTGACTTGGAACCATCTGCTGCCTTCTCGAGAAGGAAAGAAACGCTGACATGCTACCCCTTCAATCCATGGTACATTATCAGTCGATGAAAGCCCTTCTGCTGGCCTTCCTATACTCCTAGGATTGACCCAGCCATGAGATTTACGATAATGTTCCTGCATCGCCTGCAGCTGACGGACGTTGAAGTTATTGCATTGTCGGCATTTCAGTACGTCGAGTTTTGGTGGGGCAAGCCAAGAGATGGGCTCGGTCGTTGGCGGTGGATACTGCAGTTGGGGTAGCTCAGTCCGACTTCGCAGCACGTTCGGTATCATTTTAATCTCCGTAGTCAGTCGGCGTCGAGTTCCCAGATCAACATCGGCATGCTTTTGGGAAAGATGTGTGGCCGTTTCGCCAGCTAAACACGCATACTGACACGGTTGGCACACGATAACTCGATATTctgaaagaagaacaaaaggATATATAGGGTTGGAACAGCCCAGCTCTGTGAAAAGATTGCTTGCCATGCCTTGGCTCGTCAGGAGGTTCTGATTCTCGAATACGGTCTGCACAATGTCTCGAAGTACAAAAGGTTGAAGTCTGAGCAGGAGCTTTACGCGGTACGTTCTGTGTATGGCCAAATCTCGACGTGTAACCCTGGTCCAATCACAGACCAGAGTCGACCCCCAGCGAAACTCAAGGCTACCCCGCGACTAGTGACTTTAGTAAATTCAAGTCTACCCCCGGTCAAAAAATCAAGTCTACCCCTTGTAAAGTGGGGCAAAATAAATCAATTCTAGTAGAATTGATTTTGGTATGTAGGACTAGGCTGCTTGTCCCTCCATGATCTGATGTACTACAATGCACGGTCCATGCAGCATAACCAATCATATTACACGATCCCAATCTCAACGACCGCATCAAAAAAAATTGGCCAAACTTCAAACTTATCGCAACGCTTCAATCTAGCTTGGAACTTATTTATGGCTTGGGtaattacttacttaatTGTTATCTTTCAATATATACCACTTTGGGCAATTTTAATCGGCGGGTTCAAATGAGCTTGCCCCCTCTGTTTGCTAAATGAGCTTGCCCCCCATACTTCAATAGCGCcattttattttatatgGGATTCTAAATGATTTAGCCCGCAAGATCACTTCTGAATGGTTGATAGGTTGGCATCCCTTCTGTACCTTATCCCCGTAAGTGATCAGGCATCATAGTGGCTGCCAATTCTCTCAAATGAAGTGATTGATCACATCTTACATATTCGGTACATTCTGCCTACCCATGGCGATCGCGGCCTTTGATTCAATGGCAAGCCGGAAAAATGAAACGGGGCCTCTCTCGGCATTGACCATTCCCGAGCAGGATACTCAAACATTCAGGACAGAGGAACCAATCAACAACGATTCGTAGCGCACGTTGATATCATAGGAATGTAGCTTTGCAGAACGCCCGTGAAGATCCGATAACAGAATCAGCAGGTGGATGCAAACGAGCCGTGTCGCTATGCCATTGCCATTTGGCGTACGAGCATCGGCGATTCCAACACGGCAGTCTTTCCTATTTACCTCGGTCAATGAGTAAGGTGGTCATAATCCTGATTTACCGTAAGCCACAGCTGAAGCAGCGGTGCTTCCGCCTGCAGCTTACGGAGTGCACCTGAGACACAGTGACGATGATCCCCCGGCTCCCCGCACTCAGCTGTCAAGGCGGCAGCCACAGGACGAATCTTCAACGGACACAGACAAGTGCCGACTTCCGAGGCAACCTAAGATCCAGGTGCTGATTAAATTGGCCTTCTGTGTGGAGCCTATCCTAGAAGTATACAGGGCGACGATCATCTGTAGGGCGGTGACAACTGGACAACCTGTCAAGGCGGGACGGGACGGAAAGGGCCCACTCGAGCCGCGTCTTAGTGGGACGGCCCAGTGGGAACGTTTGTTTTGGCAAATAGCTCGATGCCGCTGCCGTCCCATCTCTGCCTCTTATGGCCAGGTGTCATAAACTCGAAGGTCAATTGGTGTCTGTTATCAGTGTCACGACCCAACCCCTCGACTACCGCCAAATTTTTGAGCAAGTTTTCAAGCTGACACAGATTCTCAATGTCTGAGGCCTCCTTAGTCCGATCTGCAGACTGAAACCCGCGTAATCCCGCCCTACATCTATTCGTTCACCCGGTACCAGAGTTCAAAGACATTCATAATTTCAATGACGTCATTGGAAACCGAAGTCTAAGACACCGAAAATTTACTAGTCTCTATGGCCACCAAGACAGTCTAGGGGAACACAAATCGGGTTAAGGCGGTTTTGCGGTGAATGATAACTTCTGTCAATTACGTAGGTACTTGAGGAAGTAATCCTGTCCGTCTATATAAACTGGCCAAAACACCACACCAACAGGATATTTCTAGCATCAGATCAAAACACATCTTCCCAGATACACCCATTACCACTATCACAAAGTCTTTTCAAAACCACACTTCATTTACCATGCGTTTCCTTAAGGCTCTCCTTCTTGCTGTTCCTGCTGTCTATGCCTGCGGTGATAACGCTTATAGGTGTAAGAACCCAGACAAAACCGTTAGCGAGATGTATAGGGTCACCAAGAACATCTGTGATGAACTTAAAGAAGATACCTGCTGGTGTTATCATTGGGCCGAGGACTACTGCGATCCATTTGGCGATAAcatcaagaagttcaagcaGAAGTGCGAGGACTATGGCGAGAACTGGTACTGGTCTGAGTGCTAAGCTAGGTAGGTATGGAAGGCTACAGAAATTCAAAACACTATAAATCACTGCTAACAGGCCTTTAATAGTACTAAGCCAAATCAAGCCAGTGTTGGGGTAGGGTTCAACGGCCATCTTGCCTCGTGAATTGGTGGTTCTGGGATGATGGGACCGACGTTATCTAGCTGGTTAGTGCTTGTACGGAAATATCAGTTGTTGATTTAGCATTAAAAAGTTCCAAACCACAAATACAACGCTCTCTTCTCTAAAATAGACCTCCTTATACCCTTGTGATCACTATGATGCAGCCTCAATGACCATTAGATAACCCTAACGATTGCTGCAGAACGAACAAAACTTCTGTTAGCCGGGATATTTAGGAAGTTAAAGAAATTACAAAGTCAAATGCGTGCAGTCAGTTGCATTCGGGTTGTGAGTACTGTTGTAGGTCAGTCTATTGCAGGTATAGCTATCTATTTGTTGTTTTCTAGTTGAAATACGCTTTGGGCCGTGGGTATCAATAAGGAACACACCTTGCCATATCTAGGAACAACCTTTTGTTCTCTCACAGCGACCCATCTCAGCAATCGTCATCTCTGGCGTCGTGTTTCATAAAAAAGATACTAGAAGTCCATGGCCCTCCATATCACCAAAGACTCCGCGAAAATTCTTGTTCACCAAATCTGATTGCCAGAATAGACAGAAATACCCTAGCTTACTTTGATAAATCACAGATAACCCCAAGACGACGGTGAATCCCACTTGCAGAAGTTGAGGCCCAACAGAACTCCATGAGCGGCCCAATCACccccatcccatccatcaTAACATCCGTTTACAACCTCCTCAAAGGCTTCCTCACAGGCTTGCTTAGTGACAAAGTTTCCAATCTTTCCAACATTTCCAGTTCGTCCACTAGAGTCATTGAAGTCTGTCCAGTCCCCCTTATACTTGTTCCAGTTGTTAGAGCAATATTCAGTTCCAAAGCGCTTGAACTGGCTCTTGGAAACACAGTCTAGTTTATGGGCACCTTCTGCATGGTTGTGACAGCGGCCTGCAAGGGTGCTGGAGGTAAACGCAAGAATGCAAGATACGGGCAGAGAAAGTTTCATGCTGGAGAGCTGTACTGCTGGTCAGTATACGAGGAACGCTCTGAGCATGGGAAACAATACCAGAAGATGCGATGAGTTTGGAGTGTGTTGTGGTTGTTGACGGATGGATAGTTGGCGAAGGTGCCGCCAGCGTTGAGCCTCTTTATAATGGACTCAACCTGCAATAGCAACAAGCTATCTTGCAGGTTATGATATGACCCCACGCCTGGTCACTACTCACGCCGCTACTCGACGAATGATACCATCAAGCATGGTAGCTTGAGCACAGAGAGCTGAAGTGGCGGGAATTACCGTCACCGTTGTGGTGATATCATACGAGAGTAAATTGCAGATCAATGTATCTACGCTGATCATGACGGGAAATACATGATAGCTCGCCTGGTTAGCTCAGCCGACGATATCCTGAGTATTGCTGATCGGCGCACCCCCTTTCCCGTGTCCATTTCTTTGAATAATGGTTACCATGATTACAACATGATTATGAGCACAAATCCAATCTGTCAAAATTGACAGCTCAAAAACTCACAATTCTCATGCAATGCATTGATTCACAGAAGAGGAAATGCCAGCCAAGCTGAAAAGCTGGGCTGAGACCTGCATATGTTTATTGGCGCTTGTGGGTGGAGTACACAACACGGCACGGCACGGCATATTTGTCACCCGGGAAAAGATCTGCGTATGGAATGTAGGTCTGCAAAAACTTTATCGGCGGACATATACCGAGCTGCAGCTCCCACTCTGTACACGATTTGCACCAATCAATCGAGGGAATCAACAGTAGGAGAAAAGATACTGACTTCCGCTTCCAGGGTTTCATACGTGCCCTCCTGTGATTGGGTGGCAGTGGGTGCCCATCACTAAGTTGTCCTGAACACAGAAAGTCATTGGACCTTCGACAGGCAGTGATAGCCAACAATGTCACTCAGAAAGCAGTCACCTGGTCGATGCATGCGTGAACCAAGAGAAGCTTGGATTAATCTTTATGCAAAACCTTGAATGAGAGTTGAGATAATATTGCCCAAACCATCGACCGGCATCAGGAACGCTT
The Fusarium oxysporum f. sp. lycopersici 4287 chromosome 15, whole genome shotgun sequence DNA segment above includes these coding regions:
- a CDS encoding hypothetical protein (At least one base has a quality score < 10); translation: MEQDLPSFQSDVTALQPHSCTCCQKLLIHNMSTYGSVTGKFSYTKVAEMASSGCLLFQTLQTKFDRISYPTCRTRHDLTLEPRTWSDGDILRGLGFRWEMKPEDHQVRGYEDDKEENMLFALVPKDNLAHKFVEASPFNLHPGSAESFAWVKKRFHRCRRRHVECEKRARENRQNLAMPKRLLDVGQLGDPFIGLLEASDDARVSFAIGSYVWGNGLKEDAIKQAQTTKENIGYRMASGIEATGLPKSIQDLIEVTRQIGLRYLWLDAFCIVQDDNDDKDHQFNSLAEFYKQADILISAASASDCGEGFLQSRTVDRCYGSIFELPYEWKVDGHETRGSLLLSEMDLDGSTDNDPVHMRIWTFQEHLVSSRVISFGSRQIKWTCQQEKNSVDGGNYHEMIGGLEYNLRIAFSPSRYPYETLVEKGWRVMSWMEIVEEYSKRDYSRLEDRVPAFYEAMSLLAPHMGWTRDQCVYGIWKTDASRQLLWKKDKPLTTQEVEELKVSAKDGKLGPSWSWATLPGGVIYDIGSQLRQLGDTNPTIEFQKIDGQPPCLTIEGFVQEADWIGNYTIDVPAEDVQLFQVDLDVEMPPQPVFLLDLSASYTSPFRTAHQKDLSLTVVQEDDLVNYIIERERAFQPLTRQEIHDFAQALSAVNGDISYIGKNWVDRFISRHQTIEMKPSRVIDAARKRCVTKEMLGEYYDGLNYVIESKNITRQYSYNVDETGVQIGETNGGTVAGTVMTSSSERIKSDNSTWSSILESILADGRRLTLTVVFTGENL